A region of Candidatus Binatia bacterium DNA encodes the following proteins:
- a CDS encoding site-specific integrase, whose amino-acid sequence MSYLERLPRAMKDGRCIYTPHSLRATTATALLDAGEPIESVQELRGHQYTSTTLIYDKRRRSNKDSASHNVPILNQLPPFFPPHGQGTRWAGRLVEGVSGISCFSAWTFMHPNGTLSSIHSAPAVQVAVVSSFVRRPARRRGRGRPRT is encoded by the coding sequence ATGAGCTACCTGGAGCGCCTTCCTCGAGCGATGAAAGACGGACGGTGTATCTACACCCCCCACTCTCTTCGGGCGACAACTGCAACCGCCTTGCTCGATGCCGGTGAGCCGATTGAGAGCGTTCAGGAACTACGCGGGCACCAGTACACCAGCACCACGCTCATCTACGACAAGCGCCGCCGCTCGAACAAGGATAGCGCATCGCACAACGTACCGATTCTGAACCAGCTGCCCCCGTTCTTCCCACCCCACGGGCAAGGGACGCGCTGGGCAGGCCGGCTTGTTGAAGGCGTCTCGGGAATATCATGCTTCAGCGCTTGGACGTTCATGCACCCTAACGGGACACTTTCCAGCATACATTCTGCCCCAGCAGTCCAGGTCGCTGTCGTCAGTAGCTTCGTGCGCCGGCCTGCGCGTCGCCGAGGAAGGGGCCGGCCGCGTACGTGA
- a CDS encoding ATP-binding protein, giving the protein MNRRYRRASTIITTNMAFRDWGKVFHNSAAAAAIADRLVDKRLPINIEGKSRRTERTE; this is encoded by the coding sequence ATCAACCGTCGATACCGACGAGCGTCGACCATCATCACGACGAATATGGCATTCCGCGACTGGGGCAAGGTCTTCCACAACAGTGCGGCGGCCGCCGCGATCGCCGACCGGCTCGTCGACAAGCGTTTACCGATCAATATCGAAGGCAAGTCGCGTCGAACGGAGCGAACTGAATAG